One Fuerstiella marisgermanici DNA window includes the following coding sequences:
- a CDS encoding PSD1 and planctomycete cytochrome C domain-containing protein — protein MTRILTYVTFVLAASTCYAADFEHDVAPLLIRRCLECHQGSEPSGGLSLKSRTGLLKGGESGMAISVDGAEESYLLQRVHAGEMPPPVKGVSQHLPANEVQILAEWIADGAPWPKGRSLDLYEVTTDVRGGRDWWAFQPVTRPNVPQRRDQTDTLNAIDAFIEAGLMRSGLKPAPIADARTLIRRMYFDVIGLPPTFDELEQWKTRFADNSDSLTVNELADDLLSNPQFGERWARYWLDLVRYAETSGYERDQPKPFAWKYRDWVVNAINSDMPYNEFVRHQLAGDEIPTRDEQSVIATGFLRLGTWNDEPNDDADYRYERLEDMVHATSSAFLGLTVKCARCHDHKFDPIPQDDYYRLASAFWPGPIVARTRKFLGGPSAEELGIDNVLGWTDLTPSPPPLQVLKNGESDKPMHAVEPGTLTFAPDLYAAFEPATSEDKTSGRRRQLANWIASPKNPLTARVFVNRLWQHHFGEGLVRSPNNFGYKGALPTHPELLDWLASELVDNNWSAKHIHRLILTSRTWQQSSLHPNAHQANTLDSGNKLWWRANRRRLNAEALRDAMLAASGELDKRIGGEGFKPSISAEALEGFSRKDAAYKASPPDEQRRRSLYSFVSRSLMPPMMTTFDLCDTTLPCAQRDVTTVPTQALAMLNNDFVYARSEALGRRVETTSTKTDGQVVAAWKFILSREPTANEQELAQRHLESQSRNFESAGVDTKHHALASLCHVLLNSNEFLHID, from the coding sequence ATGACACGCATTCTCACCTATGTCACTTTCGTTCTGGCAGCTTCCACGTGTTATGCGGCTGACTTCGAACACGATGTTGCCCCCCTGCTGATCCGCCGCTGTTTGGAATGTCATCAGGGCAGCGAACCGTCAGGCGGTTTATCACTGAAATCCCGGACCGGTCTGCTGAAAGGCGGCGAATCCGGAATGGCAATTAGCGTCGATGGCGCCGAAGAAAGCTACCTGCTGCAACGAGTGCACGCCGGTGAAATGCCACCACCGGTCAAGGGCGTTTCGCAGCATCTGCCGGCCAACGAAGTTCAAATTCTGGCCGAATGGATCGCCGACGGAGCCCCCTGGCCGAAGGGACGTTCGCTGGATTTATACGAAGTCACAACCGACGTCCGAGGCGGCCGAGACTGGTGGGCCTTTCAACCGGTCACGCGTCCCAACGTGCCTCAGCGGCGCGACCAAACCGACACCTTAAACGCCATCGACGCCTTTATCGAAGCTGGCCTTATGCGCAGCGGCCTCAAGCCGGCCCCCATCGCCGATGCTCGAACTTTGATTCGGCGGATGTACTTCGACGTCATCGGACTGCCGCCGACCTTTGACGAATTAGAACAATGGAAGACTCGTTTTGCCGACAATTCGGACTCACTAACCGTCAACGAATTGGCGGATGATCTGCTGAGCAATCCTCAGTTCGGTGAACGCTGGGCTCGCTACTGGCTGGACCTGGTCAGGTACGCAGAAACGAGCGGCTACGAACGCGATCAGCCAAAGCCCTTTGCCTGGAAGTATCGAGACTGGGTGGTGAACGCCATCAACAGCGATATGCCATACAATGAATTTGTACGGCATCAACTGGCCGGTGACGAAATTCCAACGCGCGACGAACAGTCGGTCATTGCTACTGGTTTTCTGCGACTGGGAACATGGAACGACGAACCCAATGACGATGCCGACTATCGCTACGAACGCCTGGAAGACATGGTTCACGCGACGTCGTCCGCGTTTCTCGGACTAACGGTCAAGTGTGCTCGATGCCACGACCATAAGTTTGATCCAATTCCTCAGGACGACTACTACCGCCTGGCTTCCGCGTTCTGGCCCGGTCCGATTGTGGCTCGAACCCGGAAATTTCTTGGTGGTCCGTCTGCGGAGGAACTGGGAATAGACAACGTACTTGGCTGGACAGACCTCACGCCCAGCCCTCCGCCGCTGCAGGTTCTAAAAAATGGCGAATCCGACAAGCCGATGCACGCGGTCGAACCGGGAACTTTAACCTTCGCACCGGACCTGTACGCAGCGTTCGAACCCGCTACGTCCGAAGACAAGACATCCGGGCGACGACGGCAACTCGCCAATTGGATCGCCAGTCCGAAGAATCCTCTGACAGCGCGAGTCTTCGTCAATCGACTTTGGCAGCACCATTTTGGCGAAGGATTGGTGAGGTCCCCCAACAACTTTGGATACAAAGGAGCCCTGCCCACTCATCCGGAACTGCTGGACTGGCTGGCCAGCGAACTTGTTGACAACAACTGGTCGGCAAAGCACATCCATCGATTGATTCTGACATCGCGGACTTGGCAACAGTCGTCGCTGCACCCGAACGCTCATCAGGCGAACACACTGGATTCCGGCAACAAACTTTGGTGGCGAGCCAACCGACGCCGGCTGAACGCAGAAGCGCTGCGTGATGCAATGTTGGCAGCTTCGGGAGAACTCGACAAACGAATCGGAGGCGAGGGATTCAAGCCTTCGATCAGCGCGGAAGCCCTGGAAGGGTTCTCTCGCAAAGATGCTGCATACAAAGCCTCTCCGCCGGACGAACAACGTCGTCGCAGTCTGTACAGCTTCGTTTCGCGCAGTCTAATGCCGCCGATGATGACAACCTTCGATCTCTGCGACACGACGCTCCCGTGTGCTCAGCGAGATGTCACGACTGTGCCAACTCAGGCCCTGGCGATGCTGAACAATGACTTTGTCTACGCGCGGAGTGAAGCTCTGGGACGCCGCGTCGAAACAACTTCAACAAAGACAGACGGACAGGTCGTGGCGGCATGGAAGTTCATCCTGAGCCGCGAACCAACGGCCAACGAACAGGAACTGGCCCAACGTCACCTGGAATCTCAGAGTCGAAATTTTGAATCCGCCGGTGTCGATACGAAACACCACGCACTGGCGTCACTTTGCCATG